TACCGTGCTGGCCCAGGCCCTGGTCAAGGAAGGCCTGCGCAACGTTGCCGCCGGCGCCGACCCGCTGTCCCTCAAGCGCGGCATCGAGAAGGCCGTTGAGGCGGTCACCGCTGAACTGCTGAACTCCGCCAAGGAAATCGAAACCAAGGAAGAGATCGCCGCCACGGCCTCGATCTCCGCTGGCGACGACGAAATCGGCGCCCTCATCGCCGAAGCCCTGGACAAGGTGGGCAAGGAAGGCGTCATCACGGTCGAGGAGTCCAACACCTTCGGCCTGGAGCTGGAACTCACCGAAGGCATGCGCTTCGACAAGGGCTACATCTCCGCCTACTTCGTGACCGACGCAGAACGCCAGGAAACGGTCCTCGAGGATCCGTACATCCTGATCGTCAACTCCAAGATCTCCAACGTCAAGGAACTGGTTGCTGTCCTGGAAAAGGTCATGCAGTCCAACAAGCCGCTGCTGATCATCGCCGAGGACATCGAGGGCGAGGCCCTGGCCACCCTGATCGTCAACAAGATCCGCGGCACCTTCAAGTCCGTCGCCGTCAAGGCGCCAGGCTTCGGTGACCGCCGCAAGGCACAGCTCGCCGACATCGCCGTCCTCACCGGCGGCCAGGTCATTTCCGAGGAAGTCGGCCTGAAGCTGGAAAACGCCGGCCTGGAACTCCTGGGCAAGGCACGCAAGGTTGTCGTCACCAAGGACGAGACCACCATCGTCGAGGGTGCAGGCGACGCCGACCAGATCGCCGGGCGCGTTTCCCAGATCCGCGCCGAGATCGAGAACTCCGACTCCGACTACGACCGCGAGAAGCTGCAGGAGCGCCTGGCCAAGCTGGCCGGCGGCGTAGCAGTCATCAAGGCCGGTGCCGCAACCGAGGTTGAGCTCAAGGAGCGCAAGCACCGCATCGAGGACGCAGTGCGCAACGCAAAGGCCGCTGTTGAAGAGGGTATCGTCGCCGGTGGCGGCGTGGCCCTCATCCAGGCCGGCGCGAAGGCATTCGCCAACCTCCAGCTCTCCGGCGACGAGGCAACCGGTGCCAACATCGTCCGCGTTGCCATCGACGCTCCGCTGAAGCAGATTGCCTTCAACGCCGGCCTCGAGCCGGGCGTTGTGGTTGACAAGGTCCGCGGCCTGCCCGCAGGCCACGGCCTGAACGCAGCCACCGGCGAGTACGTCGACCTGCTCGCAGCCGGCGTCAACGATCCCGTCAAGGTGACCCGCTCTGCCCTGCAGAACGCAGCCTCCATTGCCGGCCTGTTCCTCACCACCGAGGCAGTCGTGGCCGACAAGCCCGAGAAGAACCCCGCTCCCGTTGGCGGCGGCGACGACATGGGCGGCATGGGCGGCTTCTAGCCTTCCCGCCGGGACCTGTCCCGCTGATACAACAAATGCGGCCCCCTCTTCGGAGGGGGCCGCATTGGTTTCCTGCTTAAGCGGATGCCGGTCCCTGGAGTGCCCCGGCCGGCCGGGCTCCCGGCTACTTACGCGCGCCGGACAGCATCGCTTCGACTTCCTTCTTGAAAGCCTCCGCAGCGGCCTGCGGCGTGAGGCGGTCGTACAGCACTTCGTCCGTGTAACGCTTGATCACGTTCTGGACGCTGCCGGCTCCTACCGGCGGAACCGGCGGTGCTTCCTTGATGTCCGGGGCAATGTCCTTGAGGAATGACACCACGGTGGTGTCCGCAGGCTTCAGTGCGGGGGTAATGCTCTCAACGATGTCCGGGTTGGTGGGCACGCCACGGTCCGTCATCAGGATCCCGCCGGCTTCCGGGTTGTTTGCGAGGTAGTTGATGAAGGTGGCGGCCTGCTCGGGGTGCTTCGAGCGCGACGAGGCGGACCAGAACATGGTGGGCTTGTAGTACATGCCGTTCTTCGCGGCGGAGCCATCGATGCTCGGCGCGCGGAGCATCTTGATGCTGCTACCCGTGGTGGACTCCAGCGAGCCCAGCTGGTTGGTCCACCACCAGGCCATGCCCACCCTGTTGGTGCCGAAGAGGCTTTCCTCCAGGCCGGCGCCCGAATCTTCGGTGGCCACCGTCGCCGGCGGGCTGGCCTTCGAATCCCGCTGCTCCTTCAGCCGCTCCCAGAAAGAGGCTGCCGTGGCGGTGTCGAAGTCCAGTTTGCCGTCCCCGGAGTACAGATTTTCACCGTGCTGCCGAAGCCAGATGATCAGGTCTGCTTCGTTGCTGCCGTAGGCGGCACCGTAGTTCTTTCCGTCACCCGCGGCGCTGATTTTAGACGCGGTGTCCATGAACTCGTCCCAGGTCCAGGTGGTGTCATCGGGGACGGGCACGTTAGCCGCCTCGAAAACCTTGGTGTTGGCCATGATGACGTAGGCGTTCTGGCCTGTGCTCAGGCCGTACTGTGCGCCGTCGTACTGGCCCGAGGCCAGGGCTTCCTTGTCCAGCTTGGACGTGTCGATGCCGTCCTGCTTCGACAGGTCCAGGAGAGCGCCCCGGCCGCCGTACTCGGCGATGTACTTCTGGTCCATCTGGATGACGTCCGGAGCATCGTTTGCGGCCGTCTTGGTGGCCAGCTTGTCCCAGTAGCTGCCCCATTCGCCGGGCTCGGACTCGATGTTGATGTTGGGGTGCTCCGCCTCGAAGGCCCCGATGACCTTTTCGGTCTGGGCATTCAGGTATTCGTTGCCCCACCAGGCGAAACGAAGAGTGACCTCCTCGTTGTTTCCCGAACCGGCGGGCGCGCCACAGCCGGTGGCAAGGATGGAGAGGGCCAAGGCCGCTGCGCCGAGCTGGAACTTTCGCCGGCTTACAGTCCGAATCGTCATTGATGTGCCTTCCTGATACCGCTCTGCTGCTGCGACCATTGCCGCTGTCCAGAAAGCGTTTTCTCATTTTCCGATAAGAGCGATTGTTCCCCGCTCCGGCCCGTCCGTCAAGGATTTTCGGTAACCGCTTTCCCGGTGGGCTTTGCAGCCTTTTGCTCCGAATGCTGGGGTGGCGACAGGGTCTGTTGCGGAAGGTCACGCCCGCCGCGCGCCCGATTGTCGTGCCGGTCTGGCAGGATGGACCGGTGACGATTACTGCAGCGGCTGACGGTTCGGCCTTGGGAAACCCGGGTCCGGCGGGCTGGGCCTGGTATGTGAATGATGACTGCTGGCGCGCCGGTGGCTGGCCCCACGGGACCAACAACCAAGGCGAACTGATGGCAGTCCTCGACCTGTTCCGGGCCACCGCCCACCTTCCGCAGGAGGATCTGCGCATCCTCTGTGACAGCCAGTACGTCATCAACTCGATCACTAAGTGGATGCCCGGGTGGAAGCGCAAGGGCTGGCGGAAGGCCGATGGAAAACCGGTCCTGAATGTTGAGCTCCTCAAGGAACTGGACCGCGAACTTGCCGGCCGGAAGTACACCTTCGAATGGGTCAAGGGACACGCGGGCCATGAGCTGAATGAAGCCGCAGACGAGCGCGCCAGGGCGGCTGCCACGGCCTACCAGCAGGGCGTGGCAGCCCGATCCGGCCCCGGTTTTCCCGGCTCCCATCAACTGTCTGCCGCG
The window above is part of the Pseudarthrobacter sp. NS4 genome. Proteins encoded here:
- the groL gene encoding chaperonin GroEL (60 kDa chaperone family; promotes refolding of misfolded polypeptides especially under stressful conditions; forms two stacked rings of heptamers to form a barrel-shaped 14mer; ends can be capped by GroES; misfolded proteins enter the barrel where they are refolded when GroES binds), which translates into the protein MAKIIAFDEEARRGLERGLNILADAVKVTLGPRGRNVVLEKKWGAPTITNDGVSIAKEIELDDPYEKIGAELVKEVAKKTDDVAGDGTTTATVLAQALVKEGLRNVAAGADPLSLKRGIEKAVEAVTAELLNSAKEIETKEEIAATASISAGDDEIGALIAEALDKVGKEGVITVEESNTFGLELELTEGMRFDKGYISAYFVTDAERQETVLEDPYILIVNSKISNVKELVAVLEKVMQSNKPLLIIAEDIEGEALATLIVNKIRGTFKSVAVKAPGFGDRRKAQLADIAVLTGGQVISEEVGLKLENAGLELLGKARKVVVTKDETTIVEGAGDADQIAGRVSQIRAEIENSDSDYDREKLQERLAKLAGGVAVIKAGAATEVELKERKHRIEDAVRNAKAAVEEGIVAGGGVALIQAGAKAFANLQLSGDEATGANIVRVAIDAPLKQIAFNAGLEPGVVVDKVRGLPAGHGLNAATGEYVDLLAAGVNDPVKVTRSALQNAASIAGLFLTTEAVVADKPEKNPAPVGGGDDMGGMGGF
- a CDS encoding ABC transporter substrate-binding protein; this encodes MTIRTVSRRKFQLGAAALALSILATGCGAPAGSGNNEEVTLRFAWWGNEYLNAQTEKVIGAFEAEHPNINIESEPGEWGSYWDKLATKTAANDAPDVIQMDQKYIAEYGGRGALLDLSKQDGIDTSKLDKEALASGQYDGAQYGLSTGQNAYVIMANTKVFEAANVPVPDDTTWTWDEFMDTASKISAAGDGKNYGAAYGSNEADLIIWLRQHGENLYSGDGKLDFDTATAASFWERLKEQRDSKASPPATVATEDSGAGLEESLFGTNRVGMAWWWTNQLGSLESTTGSSIKMLRAPSIDGSAAKNGMYYKPTMFWSASSRSKHPEQAATFINYLANNPEAGGILMTDRGVPTNPDIVESITPALKPADTTVVSFLKDIAPDIKEAPPVPPVGAGSVQNVIKRYTDEVLYDRLTPQAAAEAFKKEVEAMLSGARK